The Jiangella sp. DSM 45060 genome contains the following window.
CGACGCCGCCGATGTACAGGTCGACGCCGCCCACGTCGCCGTTGGCGCGCGGGCCCATCCAGTACTGCTCGACCTCGGGGTCGACCAGCCGGTCGGTGTTGGCGGGGTCCAGGTAGCGCAGCTCGTACCAGCAGGAACCGGCCCAGTTCGGCATGGTGTTGGTGTCGCGGCGGTACGTCTTGGGACCGTCGCCCAGGTCCAGCTCGACGTTCACCCATTCGGGGACGCGGGCCAGCGGCGGCTCGGGCTCGCTGTCGGCGGCGTCGGGCGGGTACGTGCGCGGCGAGTAGTCGGGCACCTCGGGCAGCTCGACCGGCAGCAGCGAGTCGGGCACCGCGATGGGCTGGTCGTTCTCGTCGTACACGACGGGGAACGGCTCGCCCCAGTAGCGCTGCCGGCTGAACAGCCAGTCGCGCAGGCGGTAGGTGACGGTGCCCTCGCCGGTGCCCTTCGACTCCAGCCACGCGATGATGGCGGCCTTCGCCTCGGCGACGCCCATGCCGTCCAGCGAGATCTCGTCGTTGGCAGAGTTGACGGCGGGTCCCTCGCCCACGTACGCCTCGCCGTCGAAGCCGTCCGGCGGCTGCACCGTGCGGATGATCGGCAGCTCGAACCGCGTCGCGAACTCCCAGTCGCGCTCGTCCTGGCCGGGCACCGCCATGATGGCGCCGGTGCCGTAGCCCATCAGCACGTAGTCGGCGACGAAGACGGGGATGCGGGTGCCGGAGACGGGGTTGACGGCGTACGACCCGGTGAACACGCCGGTCTTGTCGCGGCCCTCGGTCTGCCGCTCGACCTCGGTCTTCGCGGCGGCCTCGGCGCGGTAGGCGCTGACGGCGTCGGCGGGCGTCGCGTGCCCGCCGGTCCACGCCGGCCGGGCGTCGGCCGGCCAGGCGGACGGCGTCAGCGCGTCGACCAGCGGGTGCTCGGGCGCGACCACCATGAACGTGGCGCCGAACAGGGTGTCGGGACGCGTCGTGAAGATCTCCAGCGGGCCGGCGTCGGTGCCGAAGCGCACGTTCGCGCCGGTGGACCGGCCGATCCAGTTGCGCTGCATCGTCTTGACCTTCTCGGGCCAGTCGATGCGGTCCAGGTCGTCGATCAGCCGGTCGGCGTAGGCGGTGATGCGCATCATCCACTGGCGCAGGTTGCGCTTGAACACCGGGAAGTTGCCGCGCTCGCTGCGGCCGTCGGCGGTGACCTCTTCGTTCGACAGCACCGTCCCCAGCCCGGGGCACCAGTTCACCGGCGACTCGGACACGTACGCCAGCCGGTGGTCGTCGATGACGCGACGGCGCTCCACCTCGCTCAGAGCACTCCAGGACGCGCCGCCGGGCACCGGACGCGACCCGTCCTCGAACGCGGCGACCAGCTCGGCGATGGGCCGCGCGCGCCCCGCCGACTCGTCGTACCAGGACTCGAAGATCTGCAGGAAGATCCACTGCGTCCACCGGACGTAGCCGGGGTCGATGGTCGCGAACGTGCGCCGGTTGTCGTGCGCCAGCCCCAGCCGGCGCAGCTGCCGCCGCATGGTCGCGATGTTCTCTTCGGTGGTCTTGCGCGGGTGCTGGCCGGTCTGGACGGCGTACTGCTCGGCCGGCAGCCCGAACGCGTCGTAGGCCAGCGCGTGCAGGACGTTGTCGCCGCGCATGCGCCGGTAGCGGCCCAGCACGTCGGTGGCGATGTAGCCCAGCGGGTGCCCGACGTGCAGGCCCTTGCCGGACGGGTACGGGAACATGTCCATCACGAAGAACTTGTGCTCGGGCAGCTCGGCGCCGGGCTCGGCCAGCGGGCCGGTGGGGTTGGGCGCGTTGAACGTGCCCTCGTGCTCCCAGCGGTCCTGCCAGCTCTGCTCGATCTGGCCGGCCACCTCGGCGGTGTAGCGGTACGGCGCGTCGTCGGCAGGCGTGGTCGTCGGGCCGGTGTGCGTCTGGCTCATCGGAATTCGTCCCTCATCTGTGGTCGGGGGCCCGGAACTAACTGGCACCTAAAAGAAGGGACCCCTCACGCAGGAGGGGTCAGCCGCGCCGACGTGACGCCGCTGGAGGGCGTCCGTTTCAAGTCAGCGCGGCCCGATAAGGAGCAGCAGGCCTCGCACGTTGCCAGAATAGCGCACCGGCCGGGCAGGCGGCCCTAGGGTTGCGGTCATGGACGTCCCCGGCTGGGTGTGGACGCTGACGGTGGCCGGCATCGCCGGGCTGCTGGCCTTCGACTACGTCGTCCATGTCCGCAAGGCGCACGTCCCGACGCTGCGCGAGGCGGCCGTGTGGTCGGCGCTGTACGTCGGCATCGCCATCGCGTTCGGCCTGGGCGTCCTCGTGTTCGGTGGCGCGGCGATGGGCACCGAGTACTTCGCCGGCTACCTCACCGAGAAGGCGCTGTCGGTCGACAATCTGTTCGTCTTCCTCGTCATCCTGCACAGCTTCCGGGTGCCGCGGGAGTACCAGCAGAAGGCGCTGCTGTTCGGCATCACGTTCTCGCTGATCGCCCGCACCGCGCTGATCTTCGTCGGATCGGCGCTGATCAACACGTTCGCGTGGGTGTTCTACGTGTTCGGGCTGGTGCTGCTGGTGACGGCGGGCAACATGCTCAAGCCGCGTGGCGGCGAACCGGACGAGGGCGAGAACGTCGCCGTCCGCCTCGCCCGGCGGCTGTTCCACACGACCGACGACTACGAGGACGGCCGGCTGTTCACCGTCCGCGACGGCCGCCGCGCGATGACCCCGCTGGTGCTGGTGATGGTGGCGCTGGCCGGCACGGACGTGCTGTTCGCGCTGGACTCCATCCCGGCGATCTTCGGGCTGACGCAGAACGTGTACCTGGTGTTCACGGCCGTCGCGTTCTCGCTGCTCGGGCTGCGCCAGCTGTACTTCCTCATCGACGGGCTGCTGGACCGGCTGATCTATCTGGCCTTCGGGCTGGCGGTGATCCTGGGGTTCATCGGCGTGCGGCTGATCCTGCACGCGCTGCACGAGAACAACCTGCCGTTCGTCAACAACGGCGAGCCGGTCGAGGTGGTCGAGCTCAGCACCGGTCTGTCGCTCGGCGTCATCGTCGTGGTGCTGGTGGTGACGATCGTCGCGTCGCTGGTCAGCCGGACGGGGCGGGCACAGACGGCCATCGCCAACGCCCGCCGGCACGCGACCGCCTACCTCGACTCCGAGTACACCGCCGACCCGGCCGAGCGGGAGCGGATCTTCCAGTGCCTCGTCGACGAGAAGCAACAGATCATCGCGCTCGGCCCGAGGTACCGGCAGATGGCCCGCGACGCCGACGGCCTGCTGGAGTTGGCCGACCGGGCCAAGGCCAGCCACGACGCGGCGGTGTCGCGCGGCGAGGCGCCGACCGGCCCGCACCACTGACGGCGGGGGTCAGAACACGAGGTACCAGCGGTCCCAGAACTCGATGGTGATGAGCATCGCGATGATCAGGAACCACACCGTGACGATGAGCCCGCGGCTCTCGACGACGGTCCTGCGCAGCCATGCGGGCGCCTTGAGGTGCCCCTCGGAGAGGTTGTAGCCGGTGGTGTAGACGAAGATCGGGATGGTGACGACCCAGACGACCATGCAGTACGGGCACAGCGCCCCGATGTAGTACGTGGTCTGCGTGAACAGCCAGGTGACGAACACCGCGCCGCCCAGCGCGCCGGTGTTGAGGCCGAGCCAGAACCAGCGCGGCAGCTTGGCGCCCGTCAGCGCCACCACACCGGCGGTGATGACGACCGGGAACGCCGCGACACCGATGATCGGATTGGAGAAGCCGAACAGCGACCCCTGCCAGCTCTCCATGACGGTGCCGCAGGTGACGATCGGGTTGAAGCTGCAGGAGGGCGTGTAGGCGGGGTCCTCGAGCAGGCGTATGCGCTCGATGACCAGCATCGCCGACGCGAACAGGCCGATCGCGCCGCCGACGGCCAGCAGCCAGCCGAGGACCTTGATCGAGGCACGCGTCTCGGGGAGCTCGAACTCGGCGTCCTCGAGGTGTTCCTTCTCCTGCACGGCCATGACTCACCCGGGGTTGTTCGTAGGGATCCGACGGCTCCTCAACGTACGCTACCCGCGTTTGGTGCCGCAGGGGCCGATGGTCCTTTGACCATATGCGAGGATTGCAGCAATGCACTGGTCAGGGCGACGTTCCACCGGCGGGCCGCTGGCGGCTGCCGTCGTCGCGGTGGCGGCGCTCGTCGTCGTGCTGGCGCTGGCCGTCGGGCCGGCCGAGGTGCGCGAGCCGGGCTGGCTGAGCGGCACCGCCGATCCCGCGCGGGTCGAGCCGGTCGAGCCGCCGCCCACGTTCGACCTCGGGCAGACGGGGCAGCCGATTCCCGACGGCGGGACCGGCGGGTTCTCCGTGCCGTGGCCGGTCGTGCTGACGATCGCGGCGCTCGCCGCGGCGTACCTCGCCTATTACCTGCTGCGACGGCTGTTGCCGGAGCTGCGGGGACGGGTGGCGCGCCGGCGGACGGTGCTCGGCGGGCACGTCGAGGCGCTGGACGACCCCGGCGCCGCCGACGACCTGCGCGACGGCGCCCGTTCGGCCGCGACCGCGCTGGCCGGACCGGCGCCGGACGCCGCGGCGGCGGTGGTGGCGGCGTGGCTGGCGCTGGAGTCGGCCGCGGCCGGCACTGGGGCGGCCCGCGACCCGGCCCAGACGCCGACGGAGTTCACGGCCGCGCTGCTGCGCCGTCACCACGCCGACGAGGGTGCGGTGGCGACGCTGCTCGGGCTGTACCACCGGGCCCGGTTCGCGGCCCGGCCGGACCTCGGGCCGGACGACGTCGACGCGGCGCGGCGGGCGCTCGGCCTGGTGGTCGAGACGATCGGAACGGCGGCGGCCCGATGAGCCGCCGGGTGCTCGTCCGGGCCGTCCTGCTGGGCGCGGCCGCCGGGGCCGTGACCTGGCTGTTCGGCGTCCAGGGCGGGCGGCCGATCCTGATCGGCGCCTGTGTGACGGCCGGGACGCTGGCCGTGCTGGGCATCGAGCCCGGCTGGTACGGACGCTGGCCGGCCCGGCCGAAGCCGGCGTCCGGCGGCGGGTCCGGGCAGGTGTGGCGGCTGGCCAACCGGCTACGCCGCTACGAGAACGACTACGACCCCGCGTTGCACCAGCGGCTGCGCTCGCTCGCCGCCGCCAGGCTGCGACGGCTGGGGCTGGAGTGGGACGATCCGCGGGCGGCCGAGGCGCTCGGCCACGACGTGCATGCGACGCTGTCCGCCGCGGCGATGCGGCCCAGCCTGCGCGACGTCGACGCGGTGCTGAGCGCGATCGAACGACTCGACAAGCCAGAAGGAGCCGGTCCATGACGACCTCCAGCAGCACGGCCCTCCCGGTCGCCGAGGTGGCCCGCGTCGGGTCGGAGGTCCTCGACGGCGTCGGGACGGCGGTCGTCGGGATGCGGCGGACGCTGCGGCTGGCGCTGGCCGCGATCCTGGCCGGCGGGCACGTCCTGTTCGAGGACGTCCCGGGACTGGGCAAGACACTGGCCGCGCGCAGCCTGGCCGCGGCGCTGGGGCTGGAGTTCCGCCGGCTCCAGTGCACGCCCGACCTGCTCCCGGGCGACGTCACGGGGTCGTTCGTGTGGGATCCCGGGACGCGCGAGTTCGGGTTCCGGCCGGGACCGGTGTTCGCGGGCCTGCTGCTGGCCGACGAGATCAACCGGACGCCGCCGAAGACGCAGTCGGCGCTGCTGGAGGCGATGGCGGAGCGGCAGGTGACGGTGGAGGGCCGCACGTTCGCGCTGCCGCGGCCGTTCCACGTCCTGGCCACGTCGAACCCGGTCGAGTACGAGGGCACCTACCCGCTGCCGGAGGCGCAGCTGGACCGCTTCATGCTGCGACTGTCGGCGGGCTACCTGGAGCCGCCGGACGAGGCGCAGGTGCTGGCCAGGCGCATCGCCCGGCGTCAGGAGGCGGCCGAGGTCGAGCCGGTCGTCGACGCCGAGACGGTGCGCGGGCTGCAGGCCGGCGTCGAGAGCGTCGACGCGGACCCGTCGATCGTCGCGTACTGCGTCGACCTCGCCGCCGCCACGCGGCGGCACCGGGCGGTCGAGGTGGGCGCGTCGCCGCGCGGGTCGCTGGCGCTGCTGCTCGCCTCACGGGCGCTCGCGGTGCTCGACGGCCGCGACTACGTGCTGCCGGAGGACGTGAAGGAGGTCGCGGTGTCCGCGCTGGCGCACCGGCTGACACTGACGCCGGAGGCGTGGACCACCCGCCTGCGCACCGCCGACATCGTCACCGAGGTGCTCGGACAGGTCCCGGGCCCGGCCTCGGGCCGATGAGCCGCGACCTCGTCTGGCGGGCCACGCCGGCGCTGGCCCGGTCGCTGCTGCTGCCGGCGCTGCTGGCCGCGACGGGGCTGGCGCTGGGCCGCGCGGACTTCGTCCTGCTCGGCGTCCCGCTGGTCGTGGGCACCACGCTGGCGCTGGGGACGGCGGCCGAACGGCGTGCGCGGCGGCCGCCGCCCGAGGTGCGCGCCATCGGGCCGCGGATCCTCGACGCCGGCCGGTCCGTCCCGGTCGCGGTCCGGCTCGGGCCGTCCGACGCGCAGCTGGTCGCGACGGTGCTGCCGCCGGCCGAGGCGGGCGGCGACGCCGACGCCGTCGCGGTGGCCGCGCCCGCGGACGGCGAGCGGCAGCTGGTGGTCGAGGTGACGGCGCCGCGCTGGGGTGCGCAGCAGCTGGCCCGTCCGGACCACCTCGCGGCCGCCGCCGACGGCCTGCTGGTCGCCGGGCCGGTCGCCGGCACGCCGTACACCGCGCAGGTGCTGCCCGCCGTCGCGCCCGCCCTGCCGCCCGGGCCGCTGCCGCCGCGTCCGGCCGGCATGGTCGGCGCGCACCGCACCCGCCGTCCCGGCGAGGGCACCGAACTGCACGACGTGTCGCCGTTCCAGCCCGGTGACCGGCTGCGGCGCATCGACTGGCGGGTGACGGCGCGCCAGGCCGGCCCGCGCGAGACGCTCTATACGCGGCACACGCTGGTCGACGCCGACGCGGACGTCGTCTGCTGCCTGGACAACCGCTACGACCTCCCCGCCGACGTCGCCGCCTGGCTGGACCTCGGCGAGCACGCCGAACGGCCCGGCCGCACCAGCATCGACGTCGCCGTCGACACCGTCGCGTCGGTCGCGGCCGCCTACATCGAGCACGGCGACCGCGTCGGCATCCTCGACCTCGCGCGCCCGCTCGACCCCGTCCACCTGGGCAGTGGCCGCCGGCACCTGCTCCGGCTGCGCACGCACCTCGCCCGGCACACGCGGCGGCCCGGATCGGGCGACGCGCTCCCCGCGCCCCGGCACGCCCCGCGGCTGCCGCCGGGCGCGATCGTCGTCGTCACCTCGGTCTTCCTGGACGACGCGCCAGGCACGCTCGCGGTGACGTGGCGGCGGCGCGGGCATCCGGTGGTCGCGGTCGACGTGCTGCCGGCGCCGCTGGTCCTCGACGCCGCCGACGCCGCGACGACGCTGGCGGCCCGGCTGGTGCTGGCCGAGCGGCAGGAACGGATCCGGGCGCTGGAGGCGGCCGGCGTGCCCGTCAGCGCGGCCGACCCGGCGGCGCTGGGTCTCGGCCTGGCCCGGCTGCGGCTGCTCGCCCGCGGGGTGCGACGGTGACGGCGGCGGCCGCGCCCGGCGCGCCCGGCGCGCCCGGCGCGCTGGGACCGGCGCTGCCGGGCTGGGCGCTGCGCCCGGCGCTGGCGGCGTCCGTCGTGGTGACGGTGCTCGCGGTGGCCGGCTGGACGCCGGTGTCGCCGGTCGTGCTGGCGGTGGCGCTGCTGGCCGGCGGCTCGGCGACGGCGCTGCCGGCCTCGCACGCGACGACGGCGTTCCTGGCGGTGTGCGCGCTGTGCGGGCTGGCTGCCGACGGCGCGATCACGGGCTGGCTGAGTCTCGCGGTGCTCGGCGCGCACGCCACCCACGTGACGGCGTCGCTGGCCGCCGTCGTGCCGCCGCGGTCGACGGTGGAGTGGGCGGCGCTGCTGCCCTCGCTGCGCCGCTTCGCGGTAGCGCAGGCCGCCGGCCAGCTGTTGGTGCTGCTGGCGTGGGCGCTCTCCTGACTGACGCGGCCGGCCGCGGTCAGGGGTGGTGGGCGCAGCGGTCGTCGACAAGCACCTCGACCGCGGTGTCGCCCGCCAGCACGCACGACGGCGGCAGCGTGAACCAGCGCAGCGCCTCGAACTCGTCCGACAGCCCGGTCGGCCCGTCCTCGACGTCGTCCGGCCGGCCGGCCAGCACGTCGCGCGCGTCGGCCAGGTGCTCGGCGAGCGCGTCCTCACCAACCCGCTCGTGCCGCTCGGCGCCGACCAGTAGGCCCTGCTCGTCGTAGCGCAGCCCCGTCAGCCGGACCGGCGGGCGCGACGTCCCCTCGCGGTGCCGCCACAGCCCGGTGTGCGGGTCGAAGCCGTAGTCGGGCAGCAGGCGTTGGCCGTCGCGGGCGATCAGCGCGACCGCGTCGACCAGGTAGTCGCGGACGGTGTCGGAGATGAAGTAGTTGAAGTTCAGGCGGGTCCAGCCGGGCTTGATGCCCTCGCAGCCGACGCCGACGACGTCACGGAAGCCGCGCGACTCGTCCGGACCGACGGACAGCAGCCGGTGGCCGTACGGCCCCGCGCAGGAGCAGCCGCCGCGGGCCTGGATGCCGAACAGGTCGTTGAGCAGCGCGACGACGAAGTTGTGGTGCAGGAAGCGGGCGCCGTGGCGGATGCGGAACGACACGATGGACAGCCGCGGGACGTCGGGGTTGCCGAGCACGTCGATCTGCGGCACGTCCCGCCAGCGGCGCAGCGCGTGGCGCCAGAGCGCCTCCTCGCGCTCTTGGATGAGGTCGGTGCCGACGGCGTCCTTGAGCCCGAACACCAGCCCGGCCCGGATCGACTCGACGATGGCCGGCGTGCCGCCCTCCTCGCGGGCGACGGGGTCGTCGAGGTAGCGGTGCTCGTCGGGGCTGACGAACTCGACGGTGCCGCCGCCGGGGACCGACGGGACCTCGTTGCGCACCAGCGCGCGGTCGACCACCAGCACGCCGGGGGTCTGCGGCCCGCCGACGAACTTGTGCGGCGACAGGAAGATGGCGTCCTTGTGGTCGCCGGCGCCGGGCGCGCTCTCGGCCATGCGGATGGGGACGTACGGCCCGGCGGCGGCGTAGTCCCAGAACGACAGCGCGCCGTGCTCGTGCAGCAGGGCCGCGATGCGGTCGGCGTTCGTCAGCACGCCGGTGACGTTGGACGCCGCCGAGAAGCTGCCGATGCGCAGCGGCCGGTCGGCGTACGCCCGCAGCAGGTCGTCGAGCTGGCGCAGGTCGATGTGGCCGTCGGCATCGGTGTCGACCGCGACGACGTCGGCGATGGTCTCGCGCCACGGCAACTCGTTGGAGTGGTGCTCGTACGGCCCGACGAACACCACCGGCCGGTTCTGCGGGACGTCGTACAGGACGCCGTGCCGCTTGGGCGCGCCGGCCGGCAGCCGCAACTCGAGGATCGCGACCAGCTTGTTGACGGCGGACGTGGCGCCGGACCCGGTGAAGACGACCAGGTGGTCGTCGGTGCCGCCGACGGACTCGCGGATGGTCCGGCGGGCGTCCTCGCGCAGCAGCGTCGTCTGCAGGCCGGTGCCGGAGCTCTCGGTGTGCGTGTTGGCATAGAGCGGCAGCACCTGCTCGCGGACGAAGTCCTCGATGAAGTCCAGCGACCGTCCCGACGCGGTGTAGTCGGCGTACGTCATGCGGCGGGCGCCGTACGGCCCGTGCAGGACCTCGCCCTCGCCGATGATGCCGCGGCGTATGCGCTCGATCAGCGACGTCGTGACCATGCCGGCCCCCTCTTCCGTGTTCTCCCAGGATGCACCCTCTGGGGGCCACTGGAGTGGTTCGTGGTCGCTGGTGGTGCGGCTCGGTGGTTGCCGCCGGTGCGGTCCTGGTCGCCCGATGGTGCGGCTCGGTGGTTGCCGACGGTGCGGTTCGCGGTCGGCAGGGATGGGCAGCGGTGCGGTTCGCGGTGGGCAGCGGTGCGGTTCGCGGTGGGCAGCGGTGCGGTTCGCGGTCGGCGGTGGGGGTCGGGCCCCTCCCGGCCGGGAGGGCACCCACCCTACGGGCGGGCCGCGTTGACCAGGCGTGAACGCCGGCCGGTCCAGCAGGCATCAACCCGTGCCCGGCCAGGCGTCAACCCTCTGACCCCGCTTGGTCGCCTGATCATCTTCGGAGGAACGATCAGGGGACGAACACGCCGCGGACTGGGTCGGTAGGTCACCTGATCATCTCCACCAGGTGGACAAGAAACGATCAGGTGACGTACCGGCCGCCAACCGTGGCAGTACGTCACCTGATCACCGCCAGGCCGGCCGGCCTGGCGGGCGGAGGCTGGAGGTCGGCGGAGGGGTCGGGCCCCTCCCGGCCGGGAGGGCACCCACCCTACGGGCGGGCCGCGTTAACCAGGCGTGAACCGCCAGCTGGTCAACACCGGACGTGACCTGCCGCCCGGCCGGCCGGCGGAGGCTCGAAGTCGGCGCAGGGGTCGGGCCCCTCCCAGCCGGGAGGGCACCCACCCTACGGGCGGGCCGCGTTAACCAAGCGTGAACGGCCGATCGATCCCCCGGCGTGAACCCCGGCTGGTCACCGCCGGCGAACCGCCAGCCGGCCGCCCGGGCGCGGACCACCCGGAGCCCGCGGAAACCGCCGTCACGCGTTTCGTGACTTTTTGGTAGCCAACGGGTGAATGTTTACCTACGCTGTGACACCACGTTCGTGCCCCCGGCAGAGGGAGTCACACCGATGCCCGACCTCGACGACGTCCCCGGCCGGCGGCGGCTGCTCCCGCTGCTCGACGGTGCTCGCGGCGGCCGCAGCGCCATGACCTGCCGCTACCGCTGCGCCGACGCCTGCGCTCACGAAGCACCCAACACCAGCGACAACGCCTACTTCGGCGACATCGTCGAGGCCGCCGTCAGCCGCCGCGGCCTGCTCCGGGGCGGGGCCGTCGCGGCCGCCGTCGTGGTCGGGGGCGGGTCCGGCACCCTGGCCGCCGTCGCATCCGGCGGCGGCCCCACCGACACAGCAGTCCCGCCCAGGCCGGACCACTCGGACGCACCCGAGTACGGCCGGCCGGTCGGTTTCCGCCCGGTCGGCGACAACACGCTGGACGCCGTCGTCGTCCCGAACGGGTACGACTGGTCGGTCACCATCGCGTGGGGCGATCCGCTGTTCCGTGGCGCGCCGGAGTTCGACTTCGAGCACCAGACGGCGGCCGCACAGCGCGAGCAGTTCGGCTACAACTGCGACTTCGTGGCCGTCTACCCGCTGGACCGCCGCTTCGAGCGCGCGCTGCTCTGGGTGAACCACGAGTACACGAACGAGGAGCTGATGTTCCGCGGCTGGACGGGCGCGGAAGGCGCCACCGTGGAGCAGCTGCGTATCGCGATGGCGGCGCACGGCGGATCGATCGTCGAGATCGAGCGGGTCGGCGACACCGGCGAGTGGCGCCCCGTCGACGGACGCCGGCGCTACAACCGGCGCATCCACGCCGGCACCCCGTTCCGCGTCACCGGCCCGGCCGCCGGCAGCGACCTGCTGCGCACGGCGGCGGACCCGGAGGGAACGACCGTCCTGGGCATGCTGAACAACTGCGCCGGCGGCACCACGCCGTGGGGCACCGTGCTGACCGGCGAGGAGAACGTCAACCAGTACTTCGGTGCGTCCGCCGACGTCACCGACCCCGAGACGGCCGCGCGATACACCCGCTACGGCATCCGCACCACCGCCGGCACCAGCCGCGCCTGGGAGCGCGCCGACGCCCGCTTCGACGTCAGCGGCGAGCCGAACGAGCCGAACCGGTTCGGCTGGGTCTGCCAGATCGACCCGTACGACCCGCGCTCGACGCCGCACAAGCTCACCGCGCTGGGCCGGTTCAAACACGAGGGCGCGACGACGGCGCTGACGGCGGACGGCCGGGTCGCGGTCTACATGGGCGACGACGAACGGTTCGAGTACGTGTACAAGTTCGTGTCGTCGGGCCGGTTCCGCACCGGCAGCGGCGACCGCGACCGCCGGCACAACCTGGCCCTGCTCGAGGACGGCGACCTCTTCGTCGCCCGGTTCACCGGCGACAGCCCGGCCGCCGAGATCGACGGCTCCGGCCGGTTGCCGTCCGATGGGTTGTTCGACGGCGCCGGCGAGTGGCTGCCGCTGGTCAGCGGCGGCGAGAGCGCCGTCGACGGCATGAGCGTCGAGGAGGTGCTGGTGTTCACCCGGCTGGCCGCCGACCGCGCCGGCGCGACGAAGATGGACCGCCCCGAGGACGTCGAGCCGCACCCCGTCACCGGCACCGTCTTCATGGCGCTGACCAACAACGATCGCCGCACCCCCGCTCAGGCCGACGAGGCCAACCCACGGGCCACCAATCGGTGGGGGCACGTCATCGCGCTGGACGAGGACGGCGGCGACGCGGCCGCGACGACGTTCACCTGGTCGATCGTGCTGGTCGCGGGTGACCCCGACGACTCGTCGACGTACTACGCGGGCTTCGACAAGTCACAGGTCAGCATGATCAGCTGCCCCGACAACGTCGCGTTCGACCCGTCCGGACGGCTCTGGCTGGCCACCGACGGCATGCCGGGGTCGGTCGGCGCCAACGACGGCATGTTCGTCATGCCCCTCGACGGTGACGACGCCGGCCACCTGCGCCGGTTCGCCTCGGTCCCGGTCGGCGCCGAGTGCTGCGGCCCGTGCATCACACCCGACGGCCGCACCGCGCTGATCGCCGTCCAGCATCCCGGTGAGGAGGACGGCGCCTCCCCCGAGGCGCCCGCGTCTACGTTCCCCTACGGCGACCAGCCGCGGCCGTCCGTCGTCACCGTCTGGCGCACCAGCCCGACCGGCGGCCCGTTCATCGGGGACTGAGCTCGGGGGGTGGGAAGGGCGGGCCGGCGTTCCTCGTCCGCGCGTCGGCACCGTCCCACCCCTGGTCAGAGCCTTAGCACAGGCTCTCCTAACTCATTTGTCCTTTACCTGCTGTTCGTCCTGACGTGGTGGTTCCCGTTCGCACCAGTTCCTAGGTTCTGGTGAGAACGTGCCGGAGCTGTGACGAAGGGACTCCCATGCCCGAACCCGAAGGTGCCCAGCGCCGCCGCCTGCTGCCCGTCCTGGGCGGCGTGCACGGCGGCCGCAGCGCCATGACGTGCAAGTACCGCTGCGCCGACGCCTGCTTCCACCCGGTGCCGAACGAGAGCGACAACGAGTACTTCGGCGACATGGTGAACAAGGCGATGTCGCGGCGCGGCCTGCTCCGCAGCGGCGCCGTGGCCGCGCTGGTCGTCGGGTCCGGTGTCGGGAGCGGCGCGCTGGCCGCCGCCGCTGCCCCGGCGAGCACGACGTCGTCCGGCCCGAAGCCGCCGAACCCGAGCTTCCCGGACGTGCCCGAGCGCGGCCGCCCGGTCGGCTTCCGCTCCGTCGGCGACAATACGCTCGACACCATCGTCGTGCCCAACGGCTACGACTGGTCGGTGACGGTGGCCTGGGGCGACCCGATCTTGCCGGGCGCGCCCGAGTTCGACTTCGACCACCAGACCGAGGCCGCGCAGCTGCAG
Protein-coding sequences here:
- a CDS encoding DUF58 domain-containing protein produces the protein MSRDLVWRATPALARSLLLPALLAATGLALGRADFVLLGVPLVVGTTLALGTAAERRARRPPPEVRAIGPRILDAGRSVPVAVRLGPSDAQLVATVLPPAEAGGDADAVAVAAPADGERQLVVEVTAPRWGAQQLARPDHLAAAADGLLVAGPVAGTPYTAQVLPAVAPALPPGPLPPRPAGMVGAHRTRRPGEGTELHDVSPFQPGDRLRRIDWRVTARQAGPRETLYTRHTLVDADADVVCCLDNRYDLPADVAAWLDLGEHAERPGRTSIDVAVDTVASVAAAYIEHGDRVGILDLARPLDPVHLGSGRRHLLRLRTHLARHTRRPGSGDALPAPRHAPRLPPGAIVVVTSVFLDDAPGTLAVTWRRRGHPVVAVDVLPAPLVLDAADAATTLAARLVLAERQERIRALEAAGVPVSAADPAALGLGLARLRLLARGVRR
- a CDS encoding aminotransferase class V-fold PLP-dependent enzyme; its protein translation is MVTTSLIERIRRGIIGEGEVLHGPYGARRMTYADYTASGRSLDFIEDFVREQVLPLYANTHTESSGTGLQTTLLREDARRTIRESVGGTDDHLVVFTGSGATSAVNKLVAILELRLPAGAPKRHGVLYDVPQNRPVVFVGPYEHHSNELPWRETIADVVAVDTDADGHIDLRQLDDLLRAYADRPLRIGSFSAASNVTGVLTNADRIAALLHEHGALSFWDYAAAGPYVPIRMAESAPGAGDHKDAIFLSPHKFVGGPQTPGVLVVDRALVRNEVPSVPGGGTVEFVSPDEHRYLDDPVAREEGGTPAIVESIRAGLVFGLKDAVGTDLIQEREEALWRHALRRWRDVPQIDVLGNPDVPRLSIVSFRIRHGARFLHHNFVVALLNDLFGIQARGGCSCAGPYGHRLLSVGPDESRGFRDVVGVGCEGIKPGWTRLNFNYFISDTVRDYLVDAVALIARDGQRLLPDYGFDPHTGLWRHREGTSRPPVRLTGLRYDEQGLLVGAERHERVGEDALAEHLADARDVLAGRPDDVEDGPTGLSDEFEALRWFTLPPSCVLAGDTAVEVLVDDRCAHHP
- a CDS encoding PhoX family phosphatase, translating into MPDLDDVPGRRRLLPLLDGARGGRSAMTCRYRCADACAHEAPNTSDNAYFGDIVEAAVSRRGLLRGGAVAAAVVVGGGSGTLAAVASGGGPTDTAVPPRPDHSDAPEYGRPVGFRPVGDNTLDAVVVPNGYDWSVTIAWGDPLFRGAPEFDFEHQTAAAQREQFGYNCDFVAVYPLDRRFERALLWVNHEYTNEELMFRGWTGAEGATVEQLRIAMAAHGGSIVEIERVGDTGEWRPVDGRRRYNRRIHAGTPFRVTGPAAGSDLLRTAADPEGTTVLGMLNNCAGGTTPWGTVLTGEENVNQYFGASADVTDPETAARYTRYGIRTTAGTSRAWERADARFDVSGEPNEPNRFGWVCQIDPYDPRSTPHKLTALGRFKHEGATTALTADGRVAVYMGDDERFEYVYKFVSSGRFRTGSGDRDRRHNLALLEDGDLFVARFTGDSPAAEIDGSGRLPSDGLFDGAGEWLPLVSGGESAVDGMSVEEVLVFTRLAADRAGATKMDRPEDVEPHPVTGTVFMALTNNDRRTPAQADEANPRATNRWGHVIALDEDGGDAAATTFTWSIVLVAGDPDDSSTYYAGFDKSQVSMISCPDNVAFDPSGRLWLATDGMPGSVGANDGMFVMPLDGDDAGHLRRFASVPVGAECCGPCITPDGRTALIAVQHPGEEDGASPEAPASTFPYGDQPRPSVVTVWRTSPTGGPFIGD